Sequence from the Janthinobacterium lividum genome:
GCTATGGTGCACAGGTCACGGCGCTGGTGCGCGAACACGGCAAGGTGCGCATTAGCGTGGGAGACGGCGTGGGCGAGGACAGCACCCTGTTCGACGCCGTCGTGATTTGCGCGGGCACGGCCAGCCGCGCCCTGGCCGCATCGCTGGGCGACCATGTGAATGTGTATCCCGTGAAAGGGTACTCGATTACCGTGCAGCTCGGTGACCTTGCCAGCCGCGCGGCGGCGCCGTCCGTCAGCCTGCTCGACGATGCCACCAAGCTGGTCAGCAGCCGCCTGGGCGAAGACCGGCTCAGAGTGGCGGGCACGGCCGAATTCAACGGCATCAACCACGATATCCGCGCCGACCGCATCCGGCCACTGCTGCGCTGGGTCGAGCAGTGCTTTCCCGGTATCAATACGCGCAAGGTGATCCCTTGGGCGGGCTTGCGCCCCATGCTGCCGGACATGCTGCCGAAAGTAGGGCCGGGAAAGGCGCCGGGCGTGTACTACAACACGGGCCACGGTCACCTGGGCTGGACCCTGGCGGCGGCCACGGCCGAGATGGTGGCGCAGCAAGTGGCTGCCGTGGCGCGGAATTGAGCCATGCCAACGATCGCCATCCTGATTTTTCCCGGCGTGCAGGCGCTCGACGTCAGCGGACCCATGGACGTGTTTGCCGAGGCGAACAGCTTTCTGCCGCCAGAACGGCAATACCGGATCGAGGTGCTGGGCACGCAGGAAGGCTTGCTGCGCTGCTCCAACGGCTTATGCCTGGCCGCGCACCGGCATTATGCGCAGGCGCACGACGCCTATGACCTGTTGCTGGTGGCAGGCGGCCCCGGCTTGCCGGCGCAACCGGTTGACGCGGACCTGAGCGCCTGGCTGGCCAGTGCGGCCGGCAAGGCGCGCCGCCACGGTTCCATCTGCAATGGCGCGTTTTTGCTGGGCCATGCGGGCTTGCTCGATGGTAAAAAAGTGGCCACGCACTGGAACGATGCGGCCGCGCTGGCCGCGCGTTTTCCGCTGGCGCAGGTTGATGCGGACAGTATCTATGTGCATGACGGCAATCTGGTCAGCTCGGCGGGCGTAACGGCCGGCATCGACCTGTCGCTATCGTTGCTGGCCGAAGCAGGCGGGGTGGGCGGGGCGCAGCTGGCGCTGCAGGTGGCGCGCCGCCTGGTGGTGTACACGCAGCGCCAGGGCGGGCAGTCGCAGTTCAGTCCGTATCTGACGCCCGTGGTGGTTGCGGCTTCTCCCGTGGCGCAGGCGCAGCAATACGTGCTGGCACATTTGGGCGAGGTGCTCGACGTGGACACCCTGGCGCGGCTGGTGGCCATGAGTCCGCGCAACTTTGCCCGCGTCTTCGTGCGAGAGCTGGGTGTGACGCCAGCCCAGTTCATCGAAAGCGCCCGGCTCGATGCGGCGCGCGCCCTGCTCGAAGCGAGTAGCGATCCGCTGAAAACCGTCGCCTGGCGCTGCGGCTTCGGCACGGCCGACCAGTTGCGCACGGTGTTCCTGCGGCGCCTGGGCGTATCGGCCAAGCAATACCGGCAACATTTCTCCAGTTACCGGCAAGGATGACATCGCGCATGGCAGGAATCCCCGCCATGCTGTCCGGAAAGCGCGGCAGCCAGCACCCCCGCTGTGCCGGGCGTAAATCTATACTTTTCCTGCTGGCGCGCCACTTCGGCCGTGCCCTTGAGGAAAGTCAAACATGCACACGACACTGGACGCCGAGCGGGGCGGCCCCGCTTATACCGAGGACGGCATGCTGCTGGCGCGCCGCAAGACGCGCGAGGCGATTGCCGCCATCGCCGCGCGCATCCGCCCCGGCATGCTGGAAGAAGACGCCGTCGCCATGGCGAAGCAGGTGCTGCTGGACATGGGGCTTGCGCTGAGCTGGCACCCCACGCGCGTGCGCTTCGGGCGCAATACCACGAAACCGATGAAACGTGCCTCCGAGCCCGGCGTGATCCTGCAAGAGAGCGATATTTTCTTCCTCGATATCGCACCGCGTGTGCAGGCGTGGGAAGGCGATGGCGGTGCCTCGTTTACGGTGGGCGCCAGCGAACAGCAGGCGGACTATGCCCGCTGCGCGCGCGATGCGGAATGCCTGTTCCACCAGGTGCGCGCCGTGTGGCAGCGCGACAGGCTGACGGGGCAAGCCCTGTATGCCTACGCAGAAGAGGAAGCGCGCAAGCTGGGCTGGGAATTGAACTTTGACCTGGGCGGCCACCGCGTGTCCGACTTCCCGCACGCGACGATCTACGCGGGCGCGCTGGCCGACGCGGATTTTTCGCCGTCACCGATGCGCTGGATCCTGGAAATCCATCTGCGCCATCCGACCTTGCCGTATGGCGCTTTTTTCGAGGACATGCTGCTCGATGACAGCTACTATGCTTAGTTCTTCGGCAGCAGATCGCTGAGTGCGGCGCGGCCCTTGACGGTGAGGAAGGGGCCGACCTTGCTGTAGGGAAGTAAAAAATCGTTTTCACAGCCGCTGCCGTTCGAGTCTTCCCAGAAGGACACGCCTTCGGGTTTCAATGACAGGTGGAAGCGGCCACGGCCGTCGTAATCCGTGCCCTTGCACTCGGCGTCGATTGTCACATTCTTGAAGAGGGCCTGGCGCAAACGGTCGGGCAATTCGGCCTTGTCGTCGCCATCGCTGGCGCTGGCGCCAAACCAGTTCCACACGTCCGTTTCCTGGCCCGTCTTCACGTCCCAGGTGCGGAATTTGATGGAGATGCCGCGGGCGCCATAGCCGGCCGGCCAGCGGTAGAACTTGACCGTTACCCAGCGCGGCGACCAGTAGGTGGGTTCCGCATACACTTCGTCTTCCGTCGTGAAGCCGTTGCGGCCCAGGTATTCGCGCCGCGTCGCGTAGAAGTCTTCCAGGTCCTTCTTGTTCCTGGCCAGCACGGCGCGCAGCTGCGCATTGATTTTTGCCACGCCATCGCCGGGCGCGATCAATTCCACGGTGATGGTGTCGCCCACTTGCAGGTTGCGGTATTGCTTGCCTTCGAAGGCAATCGGTTTGCTCACCTTGGTGCCGGGAAACGCTTCCAGCGCCAGGTTGTAGGCATCGCTGGCGCAGGATGGGTGTTCGCGGTCGCCCGCCGCCTCCAGCAGAGTCAAGGCCACGGGCAAGGTCTTGCCGCTTTTCGGCTCCGTCCAGGTGCCGGTGACCTTGCCGTCTTGCGGGGCATTCAGGGACCAGGTGCCCGTCGTGTCGCCCTTGGCGTTGAGTTCCTGCCACAGCGCCTTGCCATTCGGCTTGGACAGCATGATCGGCGTCTTGTAGCGCGTGTAGTAATAGTTGCCGCTGCGATCAGACCCTTGCGTGGGACTGGGCTGATTGAAGCAGGCCACGATATTGGCCTTGCCCACAGTGCCCTGCCACACCCCTTGCACGGGCGGCTCGGCAGCCATGGCGGCATGCAGGGCGGGCAGGGTCAGGCAAGCAAACAGAAAGCGGCGCATCGGTTTTTCCTCTCGTGGGCGAAGGCCGATTCTACATGGCCCCGCCCACGAGATGCCACACGTCAACTTATTTGGCGGGACGCTCCTGCGCCACCACGGCCATCGCCGCGCCCAGGTATTGCAGCATGGTCGCGTCGACAAAGCTGCCTTCCATCAGACGCGGTTCCTGCTGGTGCGCTTGGCGGAATTTCAGCTGCGTGGCCGGGTTCGTGCCTGCATACGAGCGGAACAGGTCCAGCCACTGCCGCGCCAGCTGGAGCACGGCCGGATCCGTGGGCGGCGTGCGTGCATCCATGGCGGCGCGCACGGCGGCGATCAGGGCCGGCCACTCGCCCGAACGCTTGCCGTAGTTGGCCACCAGGTGCGCGTATTCCTGCTCGTCGAGGAAAGGCCGGTACAGCGCCATGCGCGAGGCATTGAAGGCGGTGAGGATGAACTGCATCAGTTGCGCATCGATGCTGGTCGTGGCCTGCATGATGGGCTCCTGCGCGTGCATGTCGTTCAGGCGCGCGAACAGGCCCGGATGGGCGCCCGTGTCGCGCACCAGCTTGACCATCCATTCCGTGGCCAGCGCCTGCGCCTGCGCATCGCCGGGGCTGGCGCCTGCCTCCATGGCGGCGCGCACCCGCGCCACCAGTGCTTTCCATTCCTCTTCCACGGCCGCATCGGACAGCAGCGGCAGTTGTTGCAGTTCTTCGTGACTAAAGTATTTGTCGTACATGGTCATCAACTCCATAGTGGTGAGCCACTCGGCCAGTTCCGGCGCCTGTCCCTGCGCCAGTTGCGCCTGCAAGCTGCACAGGCGTTCGCGCAAGGTGGAAGCCTGCGCGATCTGGTGTTCCAGCATGGCGATCTGCTGCGCCACGATGGTATGCAAAGGAAGATCCGGACCGGCGAGGGCGTTGGCGATATCGGCCAGCGACAGCCCGAACTTGCGCAGCGCCATGATCCGGTGCAGCCGGTCCATGTCGCCGTGCTGGTACAGGCGGTAGCCAGCTTGCGTGCGCGCCGAAGGCGAGAGCAGGCCGATGCTGTCGTAGTGGTGCAGGGTGCGGATAGTCAGGCCCGTGAGCCTGGCCAGTTCCCCGATTTTCAACAGCATCGCCTTCTCCTTGTCTCCAGTGCGTGCAACCACGATGGCGCCTGACGTAACGTCAGGGTCAAGCAGAAATGTAGCAGAGGAACTGAAAAAGCCGGTAAAAGAATCCGTTGACCTTCATTTTTTTGTACGGTATATTTATAAAACCGAACGACGACTGCGGCATGAACGGTGCGTTCGAGCCACATGGAATGACGAATGGATCGTTGTGCGGCGCAGCAAGAAGCGCCGTTGGCAGGGCTGGAAAGACAATCCGCACAGACGGATTTTTTTCACAGTTGGTTTGTACGTTAAATATAATATGCCACCGGCAAGATCCGGGCGGCGAGAGGGACGACCATGATGAAAAGTATCGTTTGCGATACGCCCGGCAGTTTGCGCATGGAGCAGCGCCCCGTGCCCGTGCCCGGCGAGGGCGAAGTGCTGCTGCGCATACGCCGCGTTGGCATCTGCGGCACCGACATGCATATCTTCCGCGGCACCCAGCCTTTCCTCAGCTACCCGCGCGTGATGGGGCATGAACTGTCCGGCCATATCGACAGCGCGCCAGCCGGCTCGCGCCTGGCCGTGGGTGACCAGGTCTACGTGATGCCCTACCTGTCGTGCGGCAGCTGCGTGGCCTGCCGCCAGGGCAAGACCAACTGCTGCACCCGCATCGAAGTGCTGGGAGTGCACCGCGACGGCGGCATGACCGAATACCTGGCGCTGCCAGAGCGCTTTGTCTTCAAGACGGAGGGCATCTCGCTCGACGACGCGGCCATGATCGAATTTCTCGCCATCGGCGCGCACGCCGTCAAGCGCGGCGCGGTCGATGCCGGCAAGCGCGTGCTGGTAGTGGGCGCCGGCCCGATCGGCATGGCCGTGATGCTGTTCGCATCGTTGAAGGGCGCCGACGTGACGGTGCTCGATGGCCGCGCCGACCGTCTGCAGTTCTGCCGCGACGCGCTGGGCATCGCCCGCACGGTGGCGCTGGGCGAGGGCGACAAGGAGCAGCTGCTGGACGCCACCGGCGGCGAATTTTTCGACGTGGTGTTTGACGCCACCGGCAATATCGCCGCCATGGAGCGGGGCCTGGACTTCGTCGCCCATGGCGGGGCCTATGTGCTGGTGTCCATCGTGCGCGACCGCCTGTCCTTTTCCGACCCTGAATTCCACAAGCGCGAAACGACCTTGCTGGGCAGCCGCAACGCCACCGTCGACGATTTCGAGGAAGTGGTGGCGGCCATGAAGGCGGGCAAGGTACCCACCGCGCTGCTCAATACCCACCGCACCACGCTCGACGAATTTACCGGCGTGCTCGATCGCTGGATGCAGCCGGAAGCGGGCGTCATCAAGGCCATCGTCGAGGTCTGAGATGAGCGACATCAACCCGATACTTCAATTTGGCACCAGCCGCTTCCTGCAGGCGCACGCCGACCTGTTCGTCAGCGAAGCGGCCAAGACAGGCGAGGCGCTGGGCAATATCACCATCGTACAGACCACGCACAGCGCGCAGGGCGCGGCGAGGGTGGCGGCGTTTCGCCGCAGCGACGGCTACCCCGTGCGCATCCGCGGCTGGCAGGACGGCGCGCAAGTCGATGAAGAGCGCCGTGCCGACGCCGTCACGCAGGCGTGGCAAGCCGGCAGCGACTGGCGGCAGGTGCGCGATGCGGCCGTGGCCGCGCGCGTGATCATCTCGAATACGGGCGACACGGGCTACCAGCTCGATGGCGCCGACCACGCGGGCATGCTCGACGGCGCGGCCGTTCCCGCCAGCTTTCCCGCCAAGCTGCTGGTGCTGCTGCACGGGCGCTTCCTGGCCGGCGCCGCGCCCATCTCGATTTTTCCGTGCGAACTGGTGGCCGACAACGGCCATGTACTGCGCCAGGTGATCGTGACATTGGCGCGGCAGTGGGGTTGCGCTGCCGCGTTCATCGGCTACCTGGAAACGGGCTGCCTGTGGATCAATTCCCTGGTCGACCGCATCGTTTCCGAACCGATCGAACCGATAGGCGCGGTGGCCGAGCCCTATGCCCTGTGGGCCATCGAGGCGCAGGAAGGCATGCTGCTGCCGTGCCGCCACCCGCAAGTGGTGGTGACGGGCAGCCTGCGCGAATATGAACAGCGCAAGCTGTTTTTGCTCAACCTGGGCCACACCTATCTGGCGCAGCTGTGGATGGAGCGGGGCAGCCCGGCCGGCATGACGGTGCGCGAGGCGATGGACGACGGCGCCATGCGCGCCGCGCTGGAAGCGGTATGGCACGAGGAAGTGCTGCCCGTGTTTGCCGCCATGGGGGCGCAGCACGGTGACGCCGCGCTGGCCTACGTGGCGCAGGTCAGGGAGCGCTTCGGCAATCCCTTCCTCGCACACCGCCTGGCCGACATCGCCCAGCACCACGCCGGCAAGATCGCGCGCCGCATGGCGCCCGTGGCATCGCTGGCGCGGCAGCTCTGTCCCTCCCTGGCGCAGCCGCGCCTGCGCGCCATGCTGGCGCCGGGAGCGCTGCCATGAACGCCCCGGTCAACGCAGTTGTTTCTTTTTCGGCATGCCGATCCAATCCGATATCGACTAAAATGGCCCACTCATCCACTTTCCCCTTCGCTGGCATAGCGCGTTCATTCATCCATGTCCAAACCCGCCACCGTCTTCAAGCGCAGTACCAATCTGCTGTTGCAATTTCTCGCCGAGAATGCCGCAGTGGGCGAGATGCTGCCGACGGAGCAGTTCCTGACCACCATCTGCCAGGGCAGCCGCACGGCGATCCGCAGCGCGATCGCCTACCTGTCGACGCGGCGGCTGATCGCCAGCCCGGCGGACCGGCGCTTGCTGAGGAAGCCCATACCGGGCGACTACTTCGATATCTCCGAATTGCAGTCGGGGGCGGAGCGCATCCAGCAAGTGCTGATGGAACGCGTGTACCAGCGCGACATGCCGCCCGGCGCGGAATTCTCGGAAGCGGAGCTGGCGCGCGAGGCGGGCGCCAGTACCGTCAGCGTGCGCGAATTCCTGATCGGCTTTTCGCGCTTCGGCCTGATCGAAAAGAAACCGCGCGGTGGCTGGCGCCTGTGCGCGTTCGACCGCTCGTTTGCCACCGAACTGGCGGATATGCGGCGCATGTTCGAGATGGCGGCCGTGGAGCAGTTTGCGCACCTGCCGCACGGCGATCCGGCGTATGCGGAACTGGCGCGGCTGATCAAGCAGCACGAGAAGCTGGCGGCCAGGATCGACACGCGCCACAACGCGTTTCCGGCGCTGGACCGCGAGTTCCACACCTTTCTGATCGGCTTGCTGAACAACCGCTTCGCGCAGGGCTTCTACGATATCGTCTCGTTTGTCTTCCACTACCACTACCAGTGGGACAAGGGCGAGGAAAAAGGCCGCAACCAGTACGCGGTGCAGGAGCACCTGGCGATCCTGCGCGCCTTGGCGGAGCACGACATACCGAAGGCGCTCGAGGGCATGCGCTCGCACCTGGATTCCTCGCGCCGCACCATGCTGTCCTCAATCGGCACGCGCGAAAAACTGAGCCAGCCGGACGCCTAGCCATCCTTGCCGGGGAGGGTGCGCCATGAGCCTCGCTTCCCAGCCTGCCAGCCTGCTGCTGATGTCGCCCGAGGATAACTGCCTGATCGCCAGGACGGCATTGGCCTGCGGCGACGTCGTCGCCATCGATGGCTTGCCCGTCACCCTGGCGCAAGACATCCACATCGGCCACAAGGTGGCGCGCCGCGCGCTGGCCGTGGGCGACAAGGTGCTGCGCTACGGCGCCCTGATCGGCAGCATCACGGCCCCCGTCGCCATCGGTGAGCATATCCACACCCACAACCTGGCAAGCGATTACATCCCCACGTTTACCCTGGGCCAGGACGGCCACCATTTCCTGGACAAGGACGACCAAGCATGAACGCTCCCGTAACGACACCGGCCCTGTCGGGCTATCTGCGCGCCGATGGCCGCAAGGGCATCCGCAATATCGTGGTGGTGGCCTATATGGTCGAATGCGCGCACCACGTGGCGCGCCTGATGGTCAACGCCTTTCCCGGCCAGCCCGTGCACCTGATCGGCTTTACGGGCTGCTTCCCCAATGAATACGCGGACCAGGTGATGCGCCGCCTGCTGACGCATCCGAACGTGGGCGCCGTGCTGCTGGTGTCCCTGGGCTGCGAAGGCTTCAACAAATATGGCCTCTCCAGCGCCGTGGCCGACAGCGACCGCCCCGTGCATACGATTACCATCCAGGAAAACAGCGGCACGCGCCCCAGCGTGAGCAGCGGCGTCGAGTGGATCAGCTGGGCCCTCGAGCACCTGGCGCAGCAGGAGCGCGTGCCGATGGGCATCGATGAACTGGTGGTGGCCACCATCTGCGGCGGCTCCGACAGCACCAGCGGCATCAGCGCCAACCCGGCCGTCGGCGTGGCGTTCGACACGCTGATCGCGGCCGGCAGCCCCTGCATCTTCGAGGAGACGGGTGAACTGGTCGGCTGCGAATACCACATGCAGCGGCGCGCCGTCAGCCCGGACCTGGGCAACGCCATCGTCGACACCGTGGCCAAGGCGGCCCGCTACTACACCATCATGGGCCATGGCAGCTTCTCGCCGGGGAATGCCGACGGCGGCCTCACCACGCAGGAAGAAAAGTCGCTGGGCGCCTACGCCAAGAGCGGTTCCTCGCCCATCGTCGGCATTCTGAAACCGGGCGATCAGCCGGCCGGCGGCGGCCTGTACCTGCTCGACGTGGTGCCGGACGGCGAGCCGCGCTTCGGTTTCCCTAACGTGTCGGACAACGCGGAAATCGTCGAACTCATTTCCTGCGGCGCCCACATCACCTTGTTCACGACGGGCCGCGGCTCCGTGGTGGGCTCGGCGATTTCGCCCGTCATCAAGGTGTGCGCCAATCCGCAGACCTTCGAGCGCCTGGCCGACGACATGGATATCAACGCCGGCAAGATCCTCACGGGCGAGGCCACGCTGGAAGAAGTGGGTGCGGAGATCGTCGCCGCCGTGCTGAACGTGGCCAATGGAGCACTGAGCCGCTCGGAAGACCTGGGCCACCAGGAATTCGTGCTGACCTATAAACAATTCGAGGCGGTGGGGCCAGGCTGCTTCCCGCTGCGCGCAGCATGAGGGCCACGGCGATGGATGTCATGGATACCACGCGCCGCCGTACCCTGCCGCGCGGCGGCCTCTCGCTGCCCTGCATCGGCATGGGTTGCGCGCCGCTGGGCGGCCTGTACCAGCCGGTCAGCGACGCGCAGGCGCGCGCCACCCTCGATGGCGCCTGGGATGCCGGCGTGCGTTTCTTCGACACGGCGCCGTTCTACGGCTACACCCGGTCCGAACACCGTCTCGGCGCGGCGCTGCGCGGGCGGCCTCGCGATCATTTTGTTGTCAGCACCAAGGTGGGACGGCTGATGCGGCCCGACGCCTCCGTGCGCCCAGGCGATGACGGTTTTGCCGCGCCGCTGCCGTTCCGCCCCCATTACGACTACACGTATGACGGCGTGCTGCGTTCGCACGACGACAGCCTGCAGCGGCTGGGGCTCGATCGCATCGACATCCTGTTCGTGCACGATATCGGCAAGGCCACGCATGGCGAACGCGATCAGCACTACTGGCGCCAGCTGACGGATGGCGGCGGCTTTCGCGCCCTCGATGAACTGCGCGCCAGCGGCCAGGTGAAAGCCGTGGGCCTCGGTGTCAACGAATGCGAGATCGTGCTGCGCGCGATGGTGGAATTCGACCTCGATTGCACCCTGCTGGCCGGCCGCTACACCTTGCTGGAACAGGCCTCGCTGTCGCCATTGCTGGACGTCTGCGTGGAGCGCGGCAACGCCATCGTGATCGGCGGCCCGTTCAACTCGGGCGTGCTGGCCGGGAACGGCAAATTCAATTACGCCGATGCGCCGGCCGCGATACTCAAGAGCGTGGCGCGCCTGGACGCCGTCTGCCGTGACTTTGGCGTGCCTTTGCAAGCTGCCGCCCTGCAGTTTCCGCTCGCCCATCCCGCCGTCGCTTCCTGCATCCCGGGCGGCCAGGACCTGGCGCAGCTGCGGCAAAATCTGGACTGGTTCGCCACGCCGCTGCCTGACGCCCTGTGGCTGGCGCTGCGGGACGCGGACTTGCTCGATGCGCGCGCGCCGCTGCCTGCGGGAGTGGCCGCATGATGCGCATCGACGCCCACCAGCACTTCTGGCAGCTGGCCGCGCGTGCCGGCAGCTGGCCGCCGCCGTCCCTGGCCGCCATCCACCGCGATTTTGCGCCCGCCGACCTGGCGCCCCTGCTGGCTGCGCACGGCATCGCCGGCACAGTGCTGGTGCAGTCGCTGCCGTCCGAAGACGATACGCACTGGCTGCTGGCGCTCTCCGAAGAAAGCGGCTTTATCCGCGCCGTCGTGGGCTGGACGGAGCTGCGGGCGCTTGACGCGCCGGCCAATATCGCCCGCCTGGCGTCGCATGGCAAGCTCAAAGGCTTGCGTCCCATGCTGCAGGATCTCGATGACGATGCATGGATCGCCGATCCCGCGCTGGCGCCAGCTTTGAACGCCATGGTGGAACACGGTTTGCGGCTGGACGCGCTGGTGCTGCCGCGCCACCTGCCCGCACTGCGGCAATGCGCGCACGACTATCCGCGGCTTCCCATCGTGATCGACCATGCGGCCAAGCCGCCGATAGCCGATGCCGCCTTCGGCACCTGGCGCGAAGACATGGCGCAGCTGGCCGCGCTGCCGAACGTGCATTGCAAGCTGTCCGGGCTGGTGACGGAAGCGCGGCCCGGCTGGTGCGTGGACGATTTGCATCCCTATGCCGCACATGTGCTGCAAGTATTCGGCCCCCGGCGCGTGATTTGGGGCAGCGACTGGCCCGTGGTGGACCTGGCCGGCGGCTATGCGGCGTGGCTGGCCGCCAGCGAAGCGCTGCTGGCGCATCTGGGGCAAGCGGACAGGAACGATATCTTCGGCCTCAACGCACAGCGCTTTTACGGTATCAACGAGGAAACGCCATGAAAAGAATGGGCATGCTCATCGGCATCGCGCCGGAGCGTATCGCCGAATACAAAACCCTGCACGCCGTTGTCTGGCCGCAGGTGCTGGCCAAACTGGCAGCCGCGCATGTCAGCAATTATTCGATCTTCCTGCGCCAGCCGGAAAACCTGCTGTTCGGTTACTGGGAATACCACGGCGAGGACTTCGAAGCCGACATGGCGGCCATCGCCGACGACCCCGAAACGCAGCGCTGGTGGACCTTTTGCGCCCCGTGCCAGCAGCCGCTGGCCTCGCGCGCCGAAGGCGAGCACTGGGCGATGATGGAACAGGTTTTTCATATGGATTAGTCGTAGACCCCAAAGCGAAGACCGGGGTCAGACCCTGAGGGGCTGCCCCCGGCAGTTCAGGTGTTGGGGTAATAAATATAAAACAAAGGAGACAACATGACCGCCAGACTACAAGGCAAAATCGCCCTGCTCACCGCCGCCGGCCAGGGCATCGGCCGCGCCACGGCCGA
This genomic interval carries:
- a CDS encoding GlxA family transcriptional regulator, translated to MPTIAILIFPGVQALDVSGPMDVFAEANSFLPPERQYRIEVLGTQEGLLRCSNGLCLAAHRHYAQAHDAYDLLLVAGGPGLPAQPVDADLSAWLASAAGKARRHGSICNGAFLLGHAGLLDGKKVATHWNDAAALAARFPLAQVDADSIYVHDGNLVSSAGVTAGIDLSLSLLAEAGGVGGAQLALQVARRLVVYTQRQGGQSQFSPYLTPVVVAASPVAQAQQYVLAHLGEVLDVDTLARLVAMSPRNFARVFVRELGVTPAQFIESARLDAARALLEASSDPLKTVAWRCGFGTADQLRTVFLRRLGVSAKQYRQHFSSYRQG
- a CDS encoding M24 family metallopeptidase; translation: MHTTLDAERGGPAYTEDGMLLARRKTREAIAAIAARIRPGMLEEDAVAMAKQVLLDMGLALSWHPTRVRFGRNTTKPMKRASEPGVILQESDIFFLDIAPRVQAWEGDGGASFTVGASEQQADYARCARDAECLFHQVRAVWQRDRLTGQALYAYAEEEARKLGWELNFDLGGHRVSDFPHATIYAGALADADFSPSPMRWILEIHLRHPTLPYGAFFEDMLLDDSYYA
- a CDS encoding MerR family transcriptional regulator, coding for MLLKIGELARLTGLTIRTLHHYDSIGLLSPSARTQAGYRLYQHGDMDRLHRIMALRKFGLSLADIANALAGPDLPLHTIVAQQIAMLEHQIAQASTLRERLCSLQAQLAQGQAPELAEWLTTMELMTMYDKYFSHEELQQLPLLSDAAVEEEWKALVARVRAAMEAGASPGDAQAQALATEWMVKLVRDTGAHPGLFARLNDMHAQEPIMQATTSIDAQLMQFILTAFNASRMALYRPFLDEQEYAHLVANYGKRSGEWPALIAAVRAAMDARTPPTDPAVLQLARQWLDLFRSYAGTNPATQLKFRQAHQQEPRLMEGSFVDATMLQYLGAAMAVVAQERPAK
- a CDS encoding zinc-binding alcohol dehydrogenase family protein; the encoded protein is MKSIVCDTPGSLRMEQRPVPVPGEGEVLLRIRRVGICGTDMHIFRGTQPFLSYPRVMGHELSGHIDSAPAGSRLAVGDQVYVMPYLSCGSCVACRQGKTNCCTRIEVLGVHRDGGMTEYLALPERFVFKTEGISLDDAAMIEFLAIGAHAVKRGAVDAGKRVLVVGAGPIGMAVMLFASLKGADVTVLDGRADRLQFCRDALGIARTVALGEGDKEQLLDATGGEFFDVVFDATGNIAAMERGLDFVAHGGAYVLVSIVRDRLSFSDPEFHKRETTLLGSRNATVDDFEEVVAAMKAGKVPTALLNTHRTTLDEFTGVLDRWMQPEAGVIKAIVEV
- a CDS encoding D-mannonate oxidoreductase, which gives rise to MSDINPILQFGTSRFLQAHADLFVSEAAKTGEALGNITIVQTTHSAQGAARVAAFRRSDGYPVRIRGWQDGAQVDEERRADAVTQAWQAGSDWRQVRDAAVAARVIISNTGDTGYQLDGADHAGMLDGAAVPASFPAKLLVLLHGRFLAGAAPISIFPCELVADNGHVLRQVIVTLARQWGCAAAFIGYLETGCLWINSLVDRIVSEPIEPIGAVAEPYALWAIEAQEGMLLPCRHPQVVVTGSLREYEQRKLFLLNLGHTYLAQLWMERGSPAGMTVREAMDDGAMRAALEAVWHEEVLPVFAAMGAQHGDAALAYVAQVRERFGNPFLAHRLADIAQHHAGKIARRMAPVASLARQLCPSLAQPRLRAMLAPGALP
- a CDS encoding GntR family transcriptional regulator, with amino-acid sequence MSKPATVFKRSTNLLLQFLAENAAVGEMLPTEQFLTTICQGSRTAIRSAIAYLSTRRLIASPADRRLLRKPIPGDYFDISELQSGAERIQQVLMERVYQRDMPPGAEFSEAELAREAGASTVSVREFLIGFSRFGLIEKKPRGGWRLCAFDRSFATELADMRRMFEMAAVEQFAHLPHGDPAYAELARLIKQHEKLAARIDTRHNAFPALDREFHTFLIGLLNNRFAQGFYDIVSFVFHYHYQWDKGEEKGRNQYAVQEHLAILRALAEHDIPKALEGMRSHLDSSRRTMLSSIGTREKLSQPDA
- a CDS encoding UxaA family hydrolase, translating into MSLASQPASLLLMSPEDNCLIARTALACGDVVAIDGLPVTLAQDIHIGHKVARRALAVGDKVLRYGALIGSITAPVAIGEHIHTHNLASDYIPTFTLGQDGHHFLDKDDQA
- a CDS encoding UxaA family hydrolase — encoded protein: MNAPVTTPALSGYLRADGRKGIRNIVVVAYMVECAHHVARLMVNAFPGQPVHLIGFTGCFPNEYADQVMRRLLTHPNVGAVLLVSLGCEGFNKYGLSSAVADSDRPVHTITIQENSGTRPSVSSGVEWISWALEHLAQQERVPMGIDELVVATICGGSDSTSGISANPAVGVAFDTLIAAGSPCIFEETGELVGCEYHMQRRAVSPDLGNAIVDTVAKAARYYTIMGHGSFSPGNADGGLTTQEEKSLGAYAKSGSSPIVGILKPGDQPAGGGLYLLDVVPDGEPRFGFPNVSDNAEIVELISCGAHITLFTTGRGSVVGSAISPVIKVCANPQTFERLADDMDINAGKILTGEATLEEVGAEIVAAVLNVANGALSRSEDLGHQEFVLTYKQFEAVGPGCFPLRAA
- a CDS encoding aldo/keto reductase, with the protein product MDTTRRRTLPRGGLSLPCIGMGCAPLGGLYQPVSDAQARATLDGAWDAGVRFFDTAPFYGYTRSEHRLGAALRGRPRDHFVVSTKVGRLMRPDASVRPGDDGFAAPLPFRPHYDYTYDGVLRSHDDSLQRLGLDRIDILFVHDIGKATHGERDQHYWRQLTDGGGFRALDELRASGQVKAVGLGVNECEIVLRAMVEFDLDCTLLAGRYTLLEQASLSPLLDVCVERGNAIVIGGPFNSGVLAGNGKFNYADAPAAILKSVARLDAVCRDFGVPLQAAALQFPLAHPAVASCIPGGQDLAQLRQNLDWFATPLPDALWLALRDADLLDARAPLPAGVAA
- a CDS encoding amidohydrolase family protein, whose translation is MMRIDAHQHFWQLAARAGSWPPPSLAAIHRDFAPADLAPLLAAHGIAGTVLVQSLPSEDDTHWLLALSEESGFIRAVVGWTELRALDAPANIARLASHGKLKGLRPMLQDLDDDAWIADPALAPALNAMVEHGLRLDALVLPRHLPALRQCAHDYPRLPIVIDHAAKPPIADAAFGTWREDMAQLAALPNVHCKLSGLVTEARPGWCVDDLHPYAAHVLQVFGPRRVIWGSDWPVVDLAGGYAAWLAASEALLAHLGQADRNDIFGLNAQRFYGINEETP
- a CDS encoding L-rhamnose mutarotase — encoded protein: MKRMGMLIGIAPERIAEYKTLHAVVWPQVLAKLAAAHVSNYSIFLRQPENLLFGYWEYHGEDFEADMAAIADDPETQRWWTFCAPCQQPLASRAEGEHWAMMEQVFHMD